From the genome of Sporichthyaceae bacterium:
CTGGGCCTTGGTGCGTCCGCCCGATCCACTGTGCGACCGCAGACCACCGCGCCGACTGGACGAGAGATCGTTGGTCGAGGTACGGCTGGACGTCTTCGCCTCACCGGCGCGGGCGCGGTCCTTGTTGACCGTGCGGGAGGCGATCTGCTTCGCGGTCTTCTCCGACCGGCCGTGCTCCTCCAGCCCCTCCTTGATGTGTTGATACTCGCGTTCCCGTTTCTTGCTCCAGGCTTGCTGCGGCATGAGTTCCCTCCAACGGTTCAGAAATGGCCAGAGTTGACGCACCATCAGTCGAGCTGGGCCAAAAGGTCTCGACAGGCGTCCTCACAGCTCTGACACGCAATGTCACAGGCCTTGCAGTGCGCGTGGTGCGCAGCGTGCCGGGCGCACTCCTCGCGACAGACATGGCAGGCCGCGATGCAGGCGTTGAGCATGGCGCGGGTGACGCCGACCTGCGCGCCGCCGGAGCGGGCCAACACCCTGGCGGTGGTGTCGCAGATGTCCGCGCAATCCAGATCGGACAGGATGCAGGCGCGCAGCGCGTCGAGGTCGTCCTCGCGCAGGCAGGCGTCGGCGCACGCGGTGCACGTCTCCACGCAGGTCAGGCAGCACTCCAGCGCCCGTTGCAGCGCCTCGCGCGCGGGTGCGGGCAGGTCCAGGTGCAGCGTGGAGACCTTCGAGTGTGACACGGTGGTCATGGGCACGCTCCTTTCGTCGACGTCACTCCAGCCCCTACCTACCCCGCCGGCCGCGTGGTACGTGCCGGTTCCGGCGTGCCACTGGGCACGGCGGGCGTTCCGGCTCAGCGGCGGCGACGTGAACGGCGGACGAATCTTGCCGATTACCCGGGTTTGGGCAGGCCAGAGCGCGGCAGGCTGCATCGTGTGACGACCGCTGCGACGCTCGCTGCGCCCCGGCCGGCGCCGAGCGTCGAGGCCACCGACCTCGAACTGTTCCGCGCCCTGCGTGATTTGCCGCCGGAGGAGCGTCCGGCCGTCCAGGACATCCTGGTGGAGCGGTACTCGGGTCTGGTTCGTTGGTTGGCCGCGCGCTACGCCGGACCGGCCATCGACGTCGAGGACCTACGTCAGGTCGGTTACGTGGGCCTGGTGCTCGCCGTACAGCGCTTCGATCCGGAGCGTGGCACGCAGTTCGCCGCATTCGCCCGCCCCACCGTGCAGGGCGAGATCCGGCGTTATTTCCGGGACAAGCGCCGCTGGATCCAACTGCCCCGCCGGTTG
Proteins encoded in this window:
- a CDS encoding plasmid stabilization protein — its product is MPQQAWSKKREREYQHIKEGLEEHGRSEKTAKQIASRTVNKDRARAGEAKTSSRTSTNDLSSSRRGGLRSHSGSGGRTKAQLYEEAKRKNIEGRSSMNKAELQRAVGR
- a CDS encoding four-helix bundle copper-binding protein; its protein translation is MTTVSHSKVSTLHLDLPAPAREALQRALECCLTCVETCTACADACLREDDLDALRACILSDLDCADICDTTARVLARSGGAQVGVTRAMLNACIAACHVCREECARHAAHHAHCKACDIACQSCEDACRDLLAQLD